From a single Gemmatimonadaceae bacterium genomic region:
- a CDS encoding methyltransferase domain-containing protein yields MRLATIVLLSAAVACARDERLGDTRDVADSTPRTSTVARWPRDTGAVRALAPPGLPASQFPAPRRPISSIVSPQWSDEAARDAAHEADTVMALLGMRPGMVVADIGAGSGYYVARMARRVGPQGLVYGQDIMPRYLRYLRERVDRDELTNVRLALGDPHDPRLPRAALDFVTMIHMYHEIEQPFGLLANLVPSLKPGARIAILDMNRRTDQHGTPPALLRCEMEAVGYRQQGFHDLGVDGYVAIFSAPATVNLPQLATAVRQCDAVAERGT; encoded by the coding sequence ATGCGCCTCGCGACGATCGTCCTGCTCTCCGCCGCCGTCGCGTGTGCCCGCGACGAGCGCCTGGGCGACACGCGCGACGTCGCCGACAGCACACCGCGCACCTCGACCGTCGCGCGCTGGCCGCGTGACACCGGCGCGGTCCGTGCGCTGGCGCCGCCGGGCCTGCCGGCGTCGCAGTTCCCGGCCCCGCGCCGGCCGATCTCGAGCATCGTCTCCCCGCAATGGAGCGACGAGGCCGCCCGCGACGCCGCCCACGAAGCCGACACCGTGATGGCGCTGCTGGGCATGCGGCCGGGCATGGTCGTGGCCGACATCGGCGCCGGCAGCGGCTACTACGTGGCACGCATGGCGCGCCGGGTGGGGCCGCAGGGCCTCGTCTACGGGCAGGACATCATGCCGCGTTACCTGCGCTACCTGCGCGAGCGGGTGGACCGCGACGAGCTCACCAACGTCAGGCTGGCCCTCGGCGACCCGCACGACCCGCGGCTGCCACGCGCCGCGCTCGACTTCGTGACGATGATCCACATGTACCACGAGATCGAGCAGCCGTTCGGGCTGCTCGCGAACCTGGTGCCGTCGCTGAAGCCGGGAGCGCGCATCGCGATCCTCGACATGAACCGGCGCACCGACCAGCATGGCACGCCCCCCGCCCTGCTGCGCTGCGAGATGGAGGCGGTGGGGTACCGCCAGCAGGGCTTCCATGACCTGGGCGTGGATGGCTACGTGGCCATCTTCTCGGCGCCGGCCACCGTGAACCTCCCCCAGCTGGCCACCGCGGTGCGCCAGTGTGACGCCGTGGCCGAACGTGGCACGTAG